ATAATACTCTTTAATCTTCTATTGTAAATTCTGCTATGGCATCCAACTTCGGATATTTTGTAGCTGCTACAAATTTCTTTCCTGTACAGTCTATTTCCAGCCAGCCTTTTTTTCTCTTTACATCACCTACTTCCATAACATAAGGAACAAAGGATATTTCATCTTTCCCTTCTTCTATTATTTCCCTGTACTGAACAGCAACATCAAGAATACATTCATGATCTGTATTCAGTTTGACATTTCTGTAGATGATATCGTAATGTGTTTCCTGGTTTTCGGGGATTTCAAGGTATTTTTCCCATCCTTCAACAGCAGAATCCAGTTCACTGATTGCTTTTAATGCATAATATAAAGCAATTGTATAATATTTCCTTGTGCCTTTTCTTGTATAATCATCAATAAAATGTCCTCCTTCAAATAAAATGGTAGGCATTCCTGCTTTAATAAAGTTGTCACCAGTAGAAGTCGGATAAAATTCGTCAGAATATCTTCCGATCTGATTGGGTATCAAGTCTTTCAAATGATCATAAATCTTTCCTATTACCGCCATACATTTCTTTCTGTTATCCGTAACGGTACGTTCAATGTTTTCGGATGGAGCCAAAAAGGAAAGCGTTGCAGGATGTATACCGTCCGTAGTGAAGATAGTTCTTTGTTCATGCAGATTCAATGCATAATCGTATTTCTTTGAAGCAACGGCCTTTTTAAGGTATTTAATCTCTTTGCTGGCTTCGTTATGGAAATCCCTGTTCAAATCAATATCTGCTGCATTCAGTCTCGTCCATCGTTCTGACCCATCAGGATTGAGCATGAAAATAAAATCCAGTGTTATTTTACCGAACAGGTCATCCTTCATTTCAGGAGCCTTATCCAAGGTTTCCAGAAGATCCAATATTGCATGAGTAGCATTTGATTCATTGCCGTGCATTTGCGACCAGGCAAGAACATTAATAGATCCGGTTCCGATACTTAACTGATAAATGGGTTTATCTAAATATGACCTTCCGATCTCCTGAATGTAACCGCTGAAATTGGTCTGTAGATAGGAAAATAATTTTTCAGGGGAAATATAGCGGTTTAAGAAATTAGGGTTTGGAAAATAGATCTCTTCAAAATTCATTACAAATAATTTACAAGAGTCAAATTTAATGATTTTTGAACAGAAAAATATAATTAACATTTGTAACATGACTAAACATGTTGTACTGTCATTTTGTCTGTGGATAAAATTGTTAATTGAATATATAATAATATATAAATATTAAATAACTAAAATTCAGTATTTTACAAAGTTTACATCAATAATATTTGCAATATTACTTTAAGTACAATAAAGCCTCATAATCGGCAAATAGGCATAAAAATATTAAACGATACAAATGTGGAAAACTTACAATTCTAATTAATACACAAATGTAAATTGTTTATTTTTTGTAATTATCCTTCTAAACTCAGCCTATTTTTTGGAAGTAAAACTTTATTTAATCTTTTTTAAAGATTTTAACTTACTTCAATAAAGAATTATGCCATTACATTATACTTAAACACCTTATTAATAATCATTTAACTCTGAAATTACAGATGTATACGGTAAATAAGTTACTGTTATCTACAGATAGAACCTATAAATTAGGATAAATGTATAAGATCTTTATTTAAATATTAACTTCTATTAATCAAATAATTACAATTATATTCAGGCATTAAAATGTAAATGGAACCTTATGAGGCATTTGGAGGTTTATTATTCAATATAATAAGATTAATAATACAAATTTACTTTGTTAAATTACTTAAGAAGTATTAGATATTATACGTAAGACATTATAATATAGATGTTTATTTGTTATTTACATTTGTGTATTTGCAAAATTCACCTTTTGTTTACTTTTGTAATTTGTAAATGTAAATTTTATTATTTACATTTGTAACACAATTAACAACTTATTTTTATGAGTTTAAACGAGAGAATTTCCAAAGTTATAGAGTATTCCAATCTCACCTCTTCTGAGTTTGCAGATGAGATCGATGTACAGCGTTCTTCCATATCCCATATTACTTCGGGAAGAAATAAGCCTTCTCTGGAATTTATTATAAAAATAAAATCCCGGTTTCCTGAGATCCTTTGGGACTGGCTGGTTACAGGCGAAGGTGAAATGCTGAAATCAGAGTTGCCGGAAAAAGAAACTACGGATATAGAAAAACCTGAAGATGAAAAAATCAGACTTACTCCTCTGCCTGATTTATTTACCATGATGAAAGATGATGAAGATTTTATAGCCGAAGAGGAAATTCAACTCCCAAAACAAAGCCCGCGAGAATCACTTATACCGTACAAGAATAAAGCTCAGGAAAATATATCCGATTCTCAGCGATTAGACCATTCCGTTGATCAAATTATCAATCAAGCCATTGATAATCAAACCAATAAGATAAAACGAATTGTTTTGTTCTATGAAAACGGAAAATTTGAAAGTTTTGAGCCATAAAAAACCTGGCCAGAGAAGATGGCCAGGATAAAAAATATTTGAAGAAGAAAACTAAAGCTATTGCTTTATTAATTTTGTAATTTTAGTATGCCCGCCGTCATTCTTTATTTTCAGAATATAATTTCCTTTTGGCAGATCTGAAGCATTATACTCTTCTGAACCTTTCAGAGTTCTTACCAGTTTACCCGAAGCATCTATAACTTCTACTGTGCTGATCTTTATTTTATCAGGATTATTTATTCTGAAACTATCTCTTACCGGGTTTGGATATACCTGAATCCTGTTGTCATACTGCACTGTTTCCTGTGTGCCTAATGTTGTGGATGTAAAAGTAATGACAAAAGGCATATCCAATGGATAATCCGGAGCACTTGCAGGATTTCCTGCATCAACTATAGGCGTCCATGTTCCAGCAATAGAATCAAACTGTTTTGCATTGAAAGAAGGAAGTCCACGGTTTCCAACAATGGTCACTGGCGGTAAAAAACCTGCGCTCGCCATCACAACATTCTGTAGCTGGTATTTTATCCAATAGGTTCCAGCTCCTAAAGTAACCGGAGTATTGGCTGTAATTTTCCATATCTTTCTGTTTGTCACCGGAATTACCGATGTAGGTACAATACTGTTTCCCACTCTGTATATGTTGGAGTCTACCCCAGCACTGAATCTGTTAGTGGTATCATCTCCAAATACACTGGCAGCACCAGCTACTGAAGGATCTGAGCTGTATATATTAACTCTCACTGTATTAAAAGGAGCTGTAGTTCCTGCATAATTGGTCTGGTAGGCAAAGAAATCAATGGTACTGATCTGCCAGCTGCCTCCCACAGGAATTGTAAAGTCATCCGCAAGAAAATAACTTGACGTTACAGAGCTTGAGGTTCCGGCCAAGCCAAGGCTTGTATTAGTTTCTGTAGCATTTCCTGTATTATTCTGAAGTTCAGACCAGGTGTATCCGGTAGGAGCAGCAGTTCCGCCTTTGGAAGTAGCTCCAGTACTTAAACCTCCATTATTGTAGGTTTGTGCTAAGGAAAAGTTAGCCGCCATAAAGGCAGCAATAAGTAATGTTTTTTTCATGTATTTTTTTTATTAGTTTAATCAAATTTAGGTAATTACAATTTATTAAACAATAAAAAGTTAATAATTTTGAATTATAAACAACAAATATTAAAATATATAAAATTATTATTAATGAAGAATTTTAGTAAAACTAATGATAATACAGGATTTTGTGAGAATATTTAAAATAAACAGACCTGCAGAAATCTGCAGGTCTTATCCATATTATTTGTAAACAGTACTATTTTTTTCTTCTTTCAAGCTCTTTCTTAATCAGCCCTAATTCTCTTCCTGTCTGTCCCGCTACAGAGGTGTTTTCTCTGGCTCTTCTTGTAAGATAAGGCACAACATCCTTTACGGGTCCATACGGAAGGTATTTAGCCACATTATAGCCTTTATCAGACAGATAGAATGTAATATTATCACTCATCCCGTAAAGCTGGCCAAAATAAACATGTGGATTTCCGTTTTCCAGTGATTTGGATTTCATTTTATCCATCACCAATTCAGAAGAGACCTCATTATGGGTACCGAAAAATGCTGAAACTTTATCTAGATGATTCATCACAAAATCAATTCCCGCATTATAATTGGTATCAGATGCTTCTTTATTAGGCTGGATTGGATCAGGATATCCTTTTTCTGAAGCTCGGGCTCTTTCTTTTTCCATGTACGCTCCACGAACAATCTTATATCCGATGAAATAATTCTTTTCTCTTGCTCTCTGCAGATGCTGCTCCATATACTCCAGTCTTCCGGTTCTATACATTTGAATCGTATTCCATACGATCGGTTTTTTCTGGTTATATTTCTCCATCATCTGCTCACAAAGATGGTCTGCCGAATCCTGCATCCAGGTTTCTTCTGCATCTACCATCACTTTTTTATCATTTTCATGACACAGACTGCATACTTCATCAAATCTTTTCACCACTCTTGCCCATTCTTCTTTCTGACTTGAAGTAAGCTCGGTTCCTTTTCCAACAGCTTCATAAAGATCAATTCTACCAAAAGCGGTAGGTTTAAAAACAATGAAAGGAATAGCAGGATTTCCTACAGAAAATCTGATGATATCTTTGATTTCTTTACATACTGCATCAAAAGTTTCTTCATCTTCCTTTCCTTCAATAGAATAATCGAAAATACTTCCCACTCCTCTTTTGAAAAGTTGTTTCACCGCCTTCATACTTTCTTCACGGGTTTCCCCTCCACAGAACTGCTCAAACAAAGTGCTTTTTACAATTCCGTTCACGAAAGGAAAATTATTATGTACCGTAAAATTAAGGACAGAAGTTCCAAGGTTGGTAAGAGCGGGCTGTTCAATCATTTTAAACATCCAGTACGCCTTTCTCAATTGTGCATCAGACTTGTCTGCAAATGCAACTTTAGTATCGTTAAAAATGGGCATTCCTTTATATTAAATTTAGTTTTGCAAAGGTAATAATAACATCAGCTTATTTAAAGAATTTTTTCTATAATTTGCTTTCTATTCCATTCAGAAGCATGGCAATAATTCCGATGAAAACCCAAAACCGTAATATATTGAGGGTGAAGAATTTACTCTTCCTTGAAGAGTCTAGCAAAAGATAGATACAAAGGATCATCACAAAAAGACCTCCGGTAAAATAATAGGCCATGAACCCGGAAATTCCGGTTTTTATAATAAGCTTCATAGAAACAGCCATTGTGATCATGAGTAAAGAAATAATAATGATCCGGGTATTTCTGTTTTTAAAATAATTAGGGATTGTTACATAACCAAATGCTTTGTCTACGCTTTTGGTCAACATATCTTTGACAATATCAATGCATAAAAGAATCAGAAAAAGAAAAATGGCCATCAGAAGTACCTTCTTTGAAAAAGTTTCATAATAAACCATCATTCCAAAAAAAGGATACAGCGTAAGGCTTACAAAAGTAAGATTATTGATGATCAACATTCTACTTAATTTATGGCTGTAAAACCACATAAAAAACTGATATACTACAAAAAAGGCAAAAACTTTATGGGAGATCATCCATGCAACTCCAAGAGAAATAATTCCGAGTGCCAGATAAGCATATAAAAAATATTTCTGTTTGATAAAACTTTGGATTCTGGTCCTGAAGGGTTTTACCAGATGATCTTTTTCGCGATCATAAAACTGGTTGATGATTCCCCCTGCAAGAATGGTAATAACAGTACAGAAAATAATACCGTGCACTTTAAAATCGAAGACAAATTTTCTGAAGGTTTCATCCTGATTGAACAGGAAAAAAGTAGAAACATACAGGGCAAAAGTCAGTAATATGGCAACAAAAAATCTGGCACCGATCAGAAAGCCCACAAATTGTGACAATCTGTAAAATATAGATTTAGAGATATAGTTTTTAGATTGGAAAGTTTCTTTTTCAGAATTCATTCCAGCACTTTTAAAATCTATAAATCACCTCTTTTTGGAAGCCGTCAAGCATTTTTTCGGCTTTTGCGTAGTCTTTTGTGAAGCCCAGAATATATCCGCCGCCGCCGCTTCCGCAGAGTTTCAGATAATAGGCATTAGAATCCAGCCCTTTTTTCCAGATGTTGAAAATACTTTCAGGAATCATCGGACGGAAATGTTCATAGGCCCAATGGGAAAGCTTTTTCAGGTTTCTGAAGAAAGGATTCATATCTTTTTTAAGGAAAGATTCAATACAGGCGTTGTTGTAACGGATGAATTCCTCTTTTAATGTTTTGCGGAATCCCTCTGTTTTCATTTTTTCAAAGAAGATCTGAATCATCGGTCCTGTTTCCCCGGTTATTCCACTGTCGATAAGAAATATTGCTCCTTTCCCTTTCTCGCCATCAGGAATGGATACTCTATCCAGGTTTTCTTTA
The Chryseobacterium sp. W4I1 DNA segment above includes these coding regions:
- a CDS encoding M14 family zinc carboxypeptidase, translated to MNFEEIYFPNPNFLNRYISPEKLFSYLQTNFSGYIQEIGRSYLDKPIYQLSIGTGSINVLAWSQMHGNESNATHAILDLLETLDKAPEMKDDLFGKITLDFIFMLNPDGSERWTRLNAADIDLNRDFHNEASKEIKYLKKAVASKKYDYALNLHEQRTIFTTDGIHPATLSFLAPSENIERTVTDNRKKCMAVIGKIYDHLKDLIPNQIGRYSDEFYPTSTGDNFIKAGMPTILFEGGHFIDDYTRKGTRKYYTIALYYALKAISELDSAVEGWEKYLEIPENQETHYDIIYRNVKLNTDHECILDVAVQYREIIEEGKDEISFVPYVMEVGDVKRKKGWLEIDCTGKKFVAATKYPKLDAIAEFTIED
- a CDS encoding helix-turn-helix domain-containing protein, yielding MSLNERISKVIEYSNLTSSEFADEIDVQRSSISHITSGRNKPSLEFIIKIKSRFPEILWDWLVTGEGEMLKSELPEKETTDIEKPEDEKIRLTPLPDLFTMMKDDEDFIAEEEIQLPKQSPRESLIPYKNKAQENISDSQRLDHSVDQIINQAIDNQTNKIKRIVLFYENGKFESFEP
- a CDS encoding T9SS type A sorting domain-containing protein; translation: MKKTLLIAAFMAANFSLAQTYNNGGLSTGATSKGGTAAPTGYTWSELQNNTGNATETNTSLGLAGTSSSVTSSYFLADDFTIPVGGSWQISTIDFFAYQTNYAGTTAPFNTVRVNIYSSDPSVAGAASVFGDDTTNRFSAGVDSNIYRVGNSIVPTSVIPVTNRKIWKITANTPVTLGAGTYWIKYQLQNVVMASAGFLPPVTIVGNRGLPSFNAKQFDSIAGTWTPIVDAGNPASAPDYPLDMPFVITFTSTTLGTQETVQYDNRIQVYPNPVRDSFRINNPDKIKISTVEVIDASGKLVRTLKGSEEYNASDLPKGNYILKIKNDGGHTKITKLIKQ
- a CDS encoding proline dehydrogenase family protein gives rise to the protein MPIFNDTKVAFADKSDAQLRKAYWMFKMIEQPALTNLGTSVLNFTVHNNFPFVNGIVKSTLFEQFCGGETREESMKAVKQLFKRGVGSIFDYSIEGKEDEETFDAVCKEIKDIIRFSVGNPAIPFIVFKPTAFGRIDLYEAVGKGTELTSSQKEEWARVVKRFDEVCSLCHENDKKVMVDAEETWMQDSADHLCEQMMEKYNQKKPIVWNTIQMYRTGRLEYMEQHLQRAREKNYFIGYKIVRGAYMEKERARASEKGYPDPIQPNKEASDTNYNAGIDFVMNHLDKVSAFFGTHNEVSSELVMDKMKSKSLENGNPHVYFGQLYGMSDNITFYLSDKGYNVAKYLPYGPVKDVVPYLTRRARENTSVAGQTGRELGLIKKELERRKK
- a CDS encoding UbiA family prenyltransferase, producing the protein MNSEKETFQSKNYISKSIFYRLSQFVGFLIGARFFVAILLTFALYVSTFFLFNQDETFRKFVFDFKVHGIIFCTVITILAGGIINQFYDREKDHLVKPFRTRIQSFIKQKYFLYAYLALGIISLGVAWMISHKVFAFFVVYQFFMWFYSHKLSRMLIINNLTFVSLTLYPFFGMMVYYETFSKKVLLMAIFLFLILLCIDIVKDMLTKSVDKAFGYVTIPNYFKNRNTRIIIISLLMITMAVSMKLIIKTGISGFMAYYFTGGLFVMILCIYLLLDSSRKSKFFTLNILRFWVFIGIIAMLLNGIESKL